TCCATCTGGCGGTCGGTTTGACGAGTGGGTATTCAGACCGGAGCAATAAGCTCTGGTGTGATCTTCTATGTCTGCTCCTAGGTCTGGTGATAGAACATTCCATATGATCGAGGCGGTTCCGGTTGCGGAACGTCTTGAGGGTGCTCCGGTTCGTCTGCACCGGCGGTGGTCGGATGAGCTCAAAGAGCAGGTGGTAGCGGAATCTTTTCTGCCTGGGGCAAATGTTTCTGCGATTGCCCGTCGCGTTGGCATTGATCCGTCGCAGCTATTTTCCTGGCGTAAGGCGCTTCGCAGAGGCGGCGCGAGGATGGTCGCGCCCGATGCGGCGGTTGACGACAAGGCGCGTTCGGGGCCGGTCATCGAAATCGTTGTCGGCGATGCTGTCATTCGTGCGGACGCGATGGTCGATGAAGCCCATTTGCGGCGCGTGGTGCGCGCGGTTCGCTCGGCATGATCCCGTCCGGCGTCAAAGTTTTTCTGGCCAGTCATCCGATCGATTTTCGAAAAGGCATGGACGGTTTGTTGTCGCTGGTGCGGGACGCCGGCAGTGATCCGTTCGACGGCGCTCTTTATGTTTTTCGTGCCAAGCGGGCCGACAGAATCAAGATCGTCTTTTGGACGGGTCCGGGGTTGTTCTTTATGCGAAGCGCCTGGAGACAGCGCAGTTCTGCTGGCCGAAGATCGGGCATCATCGGGTTCACCTCAATCAGGCGCAGGCTGATGGCGCTTGTCGACGGCATGGATTGGAAACGCGTTCACGCGGTGACAGTGAAGCCGCCTGAGTTTTGTTGG
This Methylovirgula sp. DNA region includes the following protein-coding sequences:
- a CDS encoding transposase, giving the protein MIEAVPVAERLEGAPVRLHRRWSDELKEQVVAESFLPGANVSAIARRVGIDPSQLFSWRKALRRGGARMVAPDAAVDDKARSGPVIEIVVGDAVIRADAMVDEAHLRRVVRAVRSA
- the tnpB gene encoding IS66 family insertion sequence element accessory protein TnpB (TnpB, as the term is used for proteins encoded by IS66 family insertion elements, is considered an accessory protein, since TnpC, encoded by a neighboring gene, is a DDE family transposase.), whose product is MIPSGVKVFLASHPIDFRKGMDGLLSLVRDAGSDPFDGALYVFRAKRADRIKIVFWTGPGLFFMRSAWRQRSSAGRRSGIIGFTSIRRRLMALVDGMDWKRVHAVTVKPPEFCWGKSLRQSESRRPKMRATGVKICSDPRHAGAGFRSPRQC